The Desmonostoc muscorum LEGE 12446 genome includes a region encoding these proteins:
- the polA gene encoding DNA polymerase I: protein MSQTTATATPTRPTFILVDGHSLAYRSYFAFAKGRDGGLRTKAGIPTSVCFGFLKCLLEVMGTQQPQAMAVAFDLGLPTFRHEADDTYKADRKETPEDFIPDLENLHELLNGLNLPIYTAPGYEADDVLGTLAQRVTAAGYRVKILTGDRDLFQLIDAEKEITVLNFSPDALKRSTNSITEFEAEQVKEKLGVLPSQIVDFKALCGDKSDNIPGVKGIGEKTAVQLLNTYGSLDNIYAALDEIPGANQKKLAAGKEDAQKSRYLATIVLDVPLELDLEDCKLKGFDTSVLSPILEKLEFRLFLGKINDLQQRFGGQIEEAAKTEISDTEPEFEDPDLSFFSFAETQAVQQKPASVIQPRIINTEDKLTELVEILQKFTNSEIPIAWDTETTDLEPRDAELVGIGCCWGTKLDEIAYIPLGHKSGENLNKDVVLEALRPILESADYPKTLQNAKFDRLIFKCQGINLNGVIFDPMLASYLLNPDSSHNLMDLAQRYLGLTAKSYLDLVPKGKTIADIDIPAVADYCGMDVYSTFGLVPQLRAELEEIPALSKLLVEVEQPLEAVLAQMEYTGVRINSAYLQELSQHLETELARLKENAIEIAGENFNLGSPKQLSQILFEKLGLSTKYSRKIQTGYSTDAATLEKLQEIDQTGFVETITEYRTLSKLKSTYVDALPALVRPDTQRVHTDFNQAATSTGRLSSSNPNLQNIPIRTAFSRQIRKAFLPEAGWLMVAADYSQIELRILAHLSQEPILVEAYRQNEDVHTVTARLVFEKENITSEERSVAKTINFGVIYGMGSLRFSRSTGIDKSVANEFIKRFNERYPKVFAYLERVKKEAISQGYVETILGRRRYFEFTNNSLRRLKGSNPEDIDLSKLKNLGAYDAGLLRSAANAPIQGSNADIIKIAMVRLHQVLQKYQARLLLQVHDELVFEIPPDEWEELQPQIKSVMENAVQLSVPLVVDARAGENWMETK from the coding sequence ATGTCTCAAACTACTGCTACTGCAACCCCAACACGTCCGACGTTCATTCTCGTAGATGGACACTCCCTGGCTTATCGTTCATACTTTGCTTTTGCCAAAGGGCGAGATGGAGGACTACGTACAAAGGCGGGGATTCCCACGAGTGTATGTTTTGGTTTTCTTAAGTGTCTACTGGAGGTAATGGGAACACAACAGCCCCAGGCGATGGCTGTAGCCTTTGATTTGGGTTTGCCAACCTTCCGGCATGAAGCGGATGATACATATAAAGCCGATCGCAAAGAAACACCAGAAGACTTTATTCCGGACTTAGAAAATTTACACGAGTTACTCAATGGCTTGAATCTACCAATTTACACTGCTCCTGGTTACGAGGCAGATGATGTTTTGGGAACCTTAGCACAACGAGTAACGGCTGCTGGCTATAGGGTGAAAATTCTCACTGGCGATCGCGATTTATTTCAATTGATAGATGCTGAGAAAGAAATCACTGTTCTAAATTTTAGTCCAGATGCCTTAAAGCGTTCTACAAATAGCATCACTGAATTTGAGGCAGAACAAGTTAAAGAAAAGCTGGGCGTTTTACCTTCGCAAATTGTTGATTTCAAAGCACTTTGTGGTGATAAATCAGATAATATTCCTGGAGTTAAAGGAATTGGAGAAAAAACAGCAGTACAGTTGCTAAACACCTATGGTTCCCTTGACAATATTTATGCTGCTTTAGATGAAATCCCAGGTGCGAATCAGAAAAAATTGGCAGCGGGTAAAGAAGACGCCCAGAAGTCTCGATATTTGGCAACTATAGTTTTGGATGTTCCTCTAGAACTTGATTTAGAAGATTGTAAATTAAAAGGATTTGATACAAGCGTCTTATCACCAATTTTAGAAAAATTAGAATTTAGATTATTTTTAGGTAAAATAAACGACCTACAGCAACGTTTTGGTGGTCAAATTGAAGAAGCAGCAAAAACAGAAATATCAGATACAGAACCCGAATTTGAAGACCCAGACCTTTCATTTTTTAGTTTTGCTGAAACACAAGCTGTACAACAAAAGCCCGCGTCAGTAATTCAACCACGCATCATTAATACCGAAGATAAACTGACTGAATTAGTAGAAATTTTGCAGAAATTCACTAATTCTGAAATACCCATTGCTTGGGACACTGAAACCACAGACTTAGAACCAAGAGATGCTGAGTTAGTAGGGATTGGTTGCTGCTGGGGAACGAAATTAGATGAAATAGCTTATATTCCTCTTGGTCACAAAAGCGGAGAAAATTTAAATAAGGATGTGGTGTTAGAAGCACTACGTCCAATTCTTGAAAGTGCTGATTATCCCAAAACTTTACAAAATGCCAAGTTTGACCGCTTAATTTTCAAGTGTCAAGGAATTAACTTGAATGGAGTGATATTCGATCCAATGTTGGCAAGTTACCTGCTAAATCCAGATTCTAGTCATAATTTGATGGATTTGGCACAACGATATTTGGGATTAACGGCGAAAAGTTATTTAGATTTAGTTCCAAAAGGTAAAACCATTGCTGATATAGATATTCCGGCAGTAGCAGATTACTGCGGCATGGATGTTTATTCTACCTTTGGTCTAGTGCCACAATTACGTGCAGAACTAGAGGAAATTCCAGCTTTATCTAAGCTATTAGTGGAAGTGGAACAGCCACTAGAAGCAGTTTTAGCGCAAATGGAATACACGGGCGTTCGCATTAATTCAGCTTATTTACAAGAACTTTCGCAGCATTTAGAAACAGAATTAGCCAGATTAAAAGAGAACGCAATAGAAATTGCTGGAGAAAATTTTAACTTGGGTTCTCCTAAACAATTGAGCCAAATATTGTTTGAAAAATTGGGTTTAAGCACCAAATATTCTCGGAAAATTCAAACTGGTTATTCTACAGATGCAGCAACGCTAGAAAAGCTCCAAGAAATCGATCAAACTGGATTTGTTGAGACGATAACTGAGTACCGAACTTTATCTAAATTAAAGTCTACTTATGTAGATGCATTACCTGCATTGGTGCGTCCAGATACTCAACGGGTGCATACTGATTTTAATCAAGCAGCAACATCAACTGGTAGGTTATCTTCTTCTAATCCAAATTTGCAAAATATACCCATTCGTACAGCTTTTAGTCGCCAAATTCGCAAGGCATTTTTGCCGGAAGCTGGTTGGTTAATGGTGGCTGCTGATTACTCACAAATTGAATTACGAATTTTGGCTCATCTGAGTCAAGAGCCGATATTAGTGGAAGCATATCGGCAAAATGAAGATGTTCACACTGTGACAGCGCGATTAGTGTTTGAAAAAGAAAATATCACATCAGAAGAACGATCGGTAGCAAAAACTATTAATTTTGGCGTGATTTATGGAATGGGTTCTCTAAGGTTTTCCCGTTCAACTGGGATAGATAAGAGTGTTGCCAACGAGTTCATTAAGCGGTTTAATGAAAGATATCCCAAAGTTTTTGCTTATTTGGAGCGAGTGAAAAAAGAAGCAATATCTCAAGGTTATGTAGAAACTATTCTCGGTCGTCGTCGTTATTTTGAATTTACCAACAACAGTTTACGAAGATTAAAAGGCAGCAACCCAGAAGATATTGACTTGAGTAAATTGAAGAATTTAGGTGCTTATGATGCAGGTTTACTACGCTCTGCTGCTAATGCACCAATTCAAGGTTCCAACGCTGATATTATCAAAATTGCGATGGTGCGACTTCATCAAGTTTTGCAAAAATATCAGGCGCGTTTGTTGTTACAAGTTCACGATGAATTAGTATTTGAAATTCCTCCTGATGAGTGGGAAGAATTACAACCGCAAATTAAATCGGTGATGGAGAACGCAGTACAGTTAAGTGTACCGTTGGTGGTGGATGCGCGTGCAGGTGAAAATTGGATGGAGACGAAGTAA
- a CDS encoding choice-of-anchor E domain-containing protein, whose amino-acid sequence MTTKLLNTLGAATALAGIVATSGVANAAALSYTSSTNYDFTNIIDESLSVQQFDSSLGTLQGVTIEFAGDILGNAGFENRSPSATQATVHLGSQLSLKLNNQSLLALNPQYTSTYQVGNYDSVTDYGGTSGKTLSNLTATQSATQSFTDSQFLQSFIGNGNVDFLFSAIATSLVTGSGNMRSYIDTYAKAGIKVTYNYEELKSVPEASTTLGIGLVAGLCLLSQRKKSWIKVLNS is encoded by the coding sequence ATGACAACAAAACTATTGAACACTCTAGGTGCTGCTACAGCTTTGGCAGGAATTGTTGCAACTTCTGGAGTAGCTAATGCAGCTGCACTTTCGTACACTAGTTCTACTAACTACGATTTCACAAATATCATTGATGAATCTTTGAGCGTCCAACAATTTGACTCATCTCTCGGTACACTCCAAGGTGTAACCATCGAATTTGCTGGCGACATACTTGGAAATGCAGGTTTTGAAAATAGAAGTCCAAGTGCAACTCAAGCAACAGTACATCTTGGCAGTCAATTGAGCTTAAAATTAAATAATCAGTCTTTGTTGGCACTGAATCCACAATATACTTCTACTTACCAAGTTGGAAATTACGATAGCGTCACTGATTATGGAGGTACATCAGGAAAGACTCTTTCTAACTTAACTGCCACACAATCTGCTACTCAATCTTTTACTGATTCGCAATTCTTGCAGTCTTTTATTGGTAATGGCAACGTAGACTTTTTGTTCTCAGCAATAGCCACCTCACTAGTTACAGGATCTGGCAACATGAGATCCTATATTGATACATATGCCAAAGCAGGTATCAAAGTAACTTACAACTACGAAGAATTGAAGTCTGTACCTGAAGCATCAACTACCCTTGGAATTGGTTTAGTTGCTGGGCTTTGTCTGTTGTCACAACGCAAAAAAAGCTGGATCAAGGTGTTAAATTCATAG
- a CDS encoding Cof-type HAD-IIB family hydrolase, whose product MQKASAKDIKLLVVDIDGTIAGHSNTISEPVKQALIAAQAQGIPVAIATGRMYRSALRFHQEIGSTLPLMAYQGAWIQDPTSQKIHRHLVVSREIAHQLIDYFEQPQLRRLLSVHFYINDQLYVREITKESEIYAQRSGIVPIPVGDLRQVLTNEPTKILALCDDTNFISEVLGNLRRQYTPAELYLTTSVATFLEATNASVNKGTAVRYLAEELLGLQTANVMAIGDNFNDLEMLECVGFGVAMGNAPEPVQAIAQWVAPSVEEDGVAVAIEKFLLQ is encoded by the coding sequence ATGCAGAAAGCATCTGCCAAAGATATTAAACTGCTGGTTGTAGACATAGATGGCACGATCGCCGGACACTCTAACACCATCAGCGAACCTGTAAAGCAAGCGCTGATTGCAGCACAAGCACAAGGCATTCCAGTAGCGATCGCTACAGGTCGTATGTATCGTTCAGCCTTACGCTTTCACCAAGAAATCGGCTCTACATTGCCATTAATGGCTTATCAAGGAGCCTGGATTCAAGACCCCACCAGCCAAAAAATTCATCGCCATTTAGTGGTTTCTAGAGAAATTGCCCACCAGCTAATCGATTATTTTGAACAGCCTCAATTGCGGCGGCTTTTATCTGTCCACTTTTACATCAATGACCAACTCTACGTCCGGGAAATAACCAAAGAAAGCGAAATTTATGCACAACGTTCTGGTATTGTCCCCATTCCCGTCGGTGATTTGCGCCAAGTCTTAACGAATGAACCGACAAAAATTCTTGCTTTGTGTGATGACACAAATTTCATCAGCGAAGTATTGGGGAATTTGCGCCGCCAGTATACACCCGCTGAACTTTATTTAACAACATCTGTTGCTACCTTCCTAGAAGCAACTAACGCTTCTGTGAATAAAGGGACTGCTGTACGTTACCTAGCCGAAGAATTGCTGGGATTACAAACAGCCAACGTCATGGCTATTGGTGATAACTTCAACGATCTGGAAATGCTAGAGTGTGTTGGTTTTGGTGTAGCTATGGGAAACGCACCAGAACCAGTGCAAGCGATCGCTCAGTGGGTAGCTCCTAGCGTAGAGGAAGATGGAGTAGCTGTGGCGATCGAAAAATTTTTGCTTCAATAA
- a CDS encoding DALR anticodon-binding domain-containing protein translates to MPNAPCPMPNALFSVQYAHARCCSLVLLAHREGLIQLREPLADSSPNFWSVISPNPIPWLNCDGKLRLNHPDERRLIRELVGVVDNIECPDVRGSVKWEKAALNLSQAFENFWCNCRIWGEVKIMSPELAQARLGLLMATGSVLKFVLEENLGSFAPLEL, encoded by the coding sequence ATGCCCAATGCCCCATGCCCCATGCCCAATGCCCTATTCTCTGTTCAATATGCCCATGCGCGTTGCTGTTCGCTAGTGCTGCTGGCTCACCGGGAGGGATTGATTCAACTTAGAGAACCGCTTGCAGATAGTAGTCCAAATTTTTGGAGTGTTATTTCCCCCAACCCCATACCTTGGCTGAACTGTGATGGAAAATTGCGGCTAAATCACCCAGATGAACGTCGTCTAATTAGGGAGTTAGTGGGGGTAGTGGACAACATAGAGTGTCCTGATGTTAGGGGTTCTGTGAAATGGGAAAAAGCAGCGTTGAATTTGAGCCAAGCTTTTGAAAACTTCTGGTGTAATTGTCGTATTTGGGGTGAAGTGAAAATTATGTCACCAGAGTTAGCCCAAGCTAGGCTGGGATTGCTTATGGCTACTGGGTCAGTATTAAAATTTGTGCTAGAGGAAAACCTGGGAAGTTTTGCGCCATTGGAGTTATAA
- a CDS encoding Crp/Fnr family transcriptional regulator, with translation MQSPSSFSEASRPFLTWQRILDWAQEHYRCRTFSKDERIPARPGLLYLVQRGAIRMVGTAQVSATASQLTSRRINRTPEEAFLGFVGAGQPFEIVAQSPFTLQAYAHVDQTAVLWMYWHDLDNWPHFRREVMDAFRYQHQRKLLWLSALGQRRTIDRLLGFLTLLIEEYGEPAMSDTDPDVIRGYCLPFPLTHAQIGSAIGSTRVTVTRLMGKLRQRGLILTQGDNLICLPAESINRAG, from the coding sequence ATGCAATCTCCATCTTCTTTTTCTGAGGCATCACGGCCTTTTTTGACTTGGCAACGGATTCTTGACTGGGCTCAGGAACACTACCGGTGCCGCACCTTTAGCAAAGATGAGCGCATTCCAGCCCGACCTGGATTGCTATATTTGGTGCAAAGGGGTGCAATCCGTATGGTTGGAACCGCCCAGGTTAGCGCGACTGCCAGCCAGCTAACATCTCGACGAATCAACAGAACTCCAGAAGAAGCGTTCTTGGGTTTTGTTGGAGCGGGACAGCCATTTGAAATTGTTGCTCAGTCACCATTCACTCTCCAGGCTTACGCCCATGTTGACCAAACTGCGGTTCTGTGGATGTACTGGCACGATTTAGACAACTGGCCTCACTTCCGCCGGGAAGTTATGGATGCCTTTAGATACCAGCACCAGCGTAAGCTGCTGTGGCTGAGTGCCTTGGGACAACGCCGCACAATTGACCGACTCTTAGGATTTCTCACATTGTTGATTGAGGAGTATGGAGAGCCGGCGATGAGCGACACCGATCCAGATGTAATTCGCGGCTATTGTCTGCCTTTTCCCCTTACCCATGCCCAAATTGGTAGCGCGATTGGTTCAACTCGTGTTACCGTCACCCGCTTAATGGGCAAGCTGCGTCAACGTGGCTTAATTCTCACCCAAGGCGATAATCTTATTTGCTTACCAGCAGAGTCGATTAATAGAGCCGGCTAA
- a CDS encoding PstS family phosphate ABC transporter substrate-binding protein, translated as MSQKNEIPILVLSILITVGLIAGGFWWFSRKSGVDLNQINSRSTNTPQPTSGQSSGTTFASVQEVPTGLFNYGGSTSWAPIRLIVDPAVQAARGEFRLRYVEPSNASPGSGTGIQSLIDGQLAFAQSSRPILDQEFSRAQQRGFTLKQIPVAIDGLAVAVNPNLNIPGLTVDQLKSIYTGKINNWSQVGGSNIPIKPYSRRIVDGGTVELFVQDILGGQAFSSDVEFISTTTQALQKLAGSPGGIYYASAPEVIPQCSIRALPLGRTQGQYIAPYQEPFVFPSECPGKRNKLNIEAFQSGKYPITRNLFVVVKQNGQTEQQAGVAYANLLLTEQGQELITQAGFVKIR; from the coding sequence ATGTCCCAAAAAAATGAAATACCTATTCTTGTTTTATCTATCCTAATTACAGTTGGGTTAATAGCTGGCGGTTTTTGGTGGTTCAGCAGAAAATCTGGTGTTGACCTAAATCAAATTAATTCTCGTAGCACCAACACACCCCAACCCACATCAGGACAGAGTAGTGGCACGACTTTCGCCTCAGTCCAAGAGGTTCCTACTGGATTATTCAATTACGGAGGTAGTACGTCTTGGGCACCAATTCGATTAATAGTTGATCCAGCAGTTCAAGCAGCGCGAGGAGAATTTAGGCTGCGTTACGTAGAACCAAGCAATGCATCTCCTGGTTCTGGTACTGGCATCCAGTCGCTAATAGATGGTCAACTAGCTTTTGCCCAGTCTTCTCGACCAATCTTAGATCAGGAATTTAGCCGTGCCCAACAGCGTGGGTTCACTTTGAAACAAATTCCTGTGGCAATTGATGGTTTGGCAGTCGCAGTTAACCCAAACCTCAATATCCCAGGACTGACGGTAGACCAGTTAAAGTCAATTTACACTGGAAAAATTAATAATTGGAGCCAGGTAGGCGGTTCCAATATCCCAATCAAGCCTTATTCTCGCCGGATTGTTGATGGCGGCACAGTAGAACTTTTTGTCCAAGACATCTTGGGTGGTCAAGCTTTCAGCTCCGATGTGGAATTTATCTCCACAACCACCCAAGCCTTGCAAAAATTGGCTGGTAGTCCTGGTGGCATTTACTACGCTTCTGCCCCAGAGGTGATTCCTCAATGTTCCATTAGAGCCTTGCCGTTGGGGCGCACACAAGGGCAATACATTGCTCCCTACCAAGAACCATTTGTCTTCCCGTCTGAATGTCCTGGTAAACGGAACAAGTTGAACATTGAGGCTTTTCAATCAGGAAAGTACCCAATTACCCGCAATCTGTTTGTGGTGGTCAAACAGAATGGTCAGACTGAGCAGCAAGCAGGTGTCGCTTACGCCAACTTACTGCTGACTGAGCAGGGGCAGGAATTGATTACCCAAGCTGGGTTTGTCAAAATTCGCTGA
- a CDS encoding ABC transporter substrate-binding protein produces MSQKNETAVLVLALLLTLGIVGAGVWWFTRNGVNISNTLSQKTPEPASNVSLEDRISFGEKTLIPGEIAPAKKEGVQAIAAKSYDKAIASLQAFLKLRPNDPEALIYLNNARIGTSQSYTIVASVPMGTDPNTSLEILRGIAQAQNTINTSGGIKNVPLKVGIANDDNNLEISKKIASKLVNNPQVFGVIGPNASDTTLAAGTVYNAGQLVAISPTSTSVKISNFSRYVFRTVPSDFMAARTLANYMVKTLQKKNAAVFFNSQSNYSQSLKSEFVSSVSLEGGQVSSEFDLSQADFSAAKSVERAIKQGAEVLMLVPNTNTQDKALQVVQVNQKQLTLLGGDNVYNVKTLEIGREQAVGMIVAVPWHIEGNPMSDFPQKSRQLWGGDVSWRTALSYDATVALIAALERNPTRSGVQQALLSSDFSASGASGTIRFLPSGDRTAPVQLVKIVPGSRSRTGYDFEPVK; encoded by the coding sequence ATGTCACAAAAGAATGAAACCGCAGTTTTAGTCTTGGCTCTGTTGTTGACACTTGGAATAGTCGGGGCTGGTGTCTGGTGGTTTACTAGAAATGGGGTCAATATTAGTAATACACTCAGTCAAAAAACGCCCGAACCAGCGAGCAATGTATCATTAGAAGACCGCATTAGTTTTGGCGAAAAAACTTTAATTCCAGGTGAAATTGCTCCGGCAAAAAAAGAGGGAGTGCAAGCGATCGCGGCTAAAAGTTATGATAAGGCGATCGCTAGTTTACAAGCATTTCTCAAACTGCGACCCAACGATCCAGAGGCACTGATATATCTGAATAATGCCCGCATTGGCACTTCTCAAAGCTATACCATTGTTGCCTCAGTACCAATGGGCACCGATCCGAATACTTCCCTAGAAATTTTACGTGGCATTGCACAAGCCCAAAATACTATTAATACCTCTGGGGGAATTAAGAATGTGCCATTGAAAGTAGGGATAGCTAACGATGATAATAATCTAGAAATCTCTAAAAAAATCGCTTCCAAGTTAGTTAACAATCCCCAAGTGTTTGGTGTAATCGGCCCCAACGCCAGCGATACCACTTTAGCCGCAGGCACAGTCTACAATGCCGGACAACTGGTAGCTATTTCCCCTACCAGTACTTCTGTGAAAATTTCTAACTTTAGCCGCTACGTTTTTCGGACAGTTCCCAGTGATTTTATGGCTGCGAGAACATTAGCCAATTACATGGTGAAAACTTTACAGAAAAAAAATGCAGCGGTTTTCTTTAATTCCCAGAGTAACTATAGCCAGTCTTTAAAGTCTGAATTTGTTTCATCTGTTTCGCTGGAGGGTGGACAAGTATCAAGTGAATTTGACTTATCCCAAGCAGATTTTAGTGCAGCTAAAAGTGTAGAACGAGCTATTAAACAAGGTGCAGAAGTGTTGATGTTAGTTCCCAACACTAACACTCAAGATAAAGCGTTGCAGGTGGTTCAGGTTAACCAGAAACAGTTAACGCTTCTGGGAGGAGATAATGTTTATAACGTTAAAACTTTAGAAATTGGCAGAGAGCAAGCTGTGGGGATGATAGTAGCAGTTCCGTGGCATATTGAGGGCAATCCAATGTCAGATTTTCCCCAGAAATCCCGGCAGTTATGGGGTGGTGACGTGAGTTGGCGAACTGCCCTGAGCTATGATGCTACAGTAGCTCTGATTGCTGCCTTAGAACGCAATCCTACACGGTCTGGAGTCCAACAAGCACTTTTATCCTCTGACTTTTCAGCCAGTGGTGCTTCTGGTACAATTCGGTTTTTACCATCAGGCGATCGCACTGCCCCAGTCCAACTTGTAAAAATCGTTCCTGGATCTCGCTCTCGTACTGGGTATGATTTTGAGCCAGTGAAATAA